The Antarcticibacterium flavum genome contains the following window.
GGATAGCTTTTATTAACTGCATAAAATTCAATCCCTTTATTCCTGCAAAAATTCACAGCTTCTTCCAACTCCCTCCCACTTCTATATGTCCAAAGGATGAGATGATGCCCTTCTTCCTGTAATTTCTGAAGGGTTTCAAAGGCAAATAAAACCGGCTTTCCTATTGCCGGATATTTATTTTCTACTATTGTACCATCAAAATCTACTGCTATGGTAAGGATCTTAATCATAACAGCAAAATTAAAAATAATATAGGATTAAACTACGTTCTCCCCAATCTATTAGTTAGAATAAGAATCCTTATAATCCCTGCCGGAAACAATGGCAGCCACATCCTCTGCAAGAGATTCCTGAGAATACTCTACATATCTATTTACTTCTTCCCCATCTTTTAAAAAGATAAAAGTTGGAACCCTGGACATGTTGTAACCTTCCTCAAGATTGTCTGGTGTGGTTTTACTCCTGTCTACCCCAATCATAGTAAGTTTTGAAAGATCATAGCCGGCTTCATCAAGTAATTTGAAGAATTCCGGCACCTCCCGCCGACTATCGGGGCACCAGGTTCCCATAAACCCTACGATCTCATAGTCACCTATATTTTCCTTAATGATCTCAATTTCTTCTGCTGAAGGTTTATAATTGTCATAACCTCGGTTAAACCACCCTGCGTAAGACCCTTCCTGAAGGTCTTTTTTGGTTAATTTTCCCACGATCATATTTTGTTGATCATCATCCAGTTCTTCATCCTCATTCTCCATAACAACAGGAGAAGCTGTTGCTGCTGTTTCATTGGATTCAGGATTTTGGGTGGTATTCCCGCAGGAGGTGAAAAGTGCAAGTAGTAAAATTAAAAAACTCATTTTCATTTTTTTAGATTAAAGATTCCTGGGTCATAAGCTCTGGCTTGGTGATACCCATCAATTGAAGAATAGTCGGTGCAATGTCCCCTAAATTACCATCCTTTACATTTTTTATATCCTTATCCACCAGGATGAAGGGAACGGGGCTTGTAGTGTGAGCCGTGTTGGCAGACCCATCTGGGTTTATCATCATTTCGCTGTTACCGTGATCTGCTATGACCAGGACGCTGTAATTGTTTTCCTTTGCTGCTTCTACCACATCACGCAAACATTCATCTACTACCTCACAGGCTTTCACGGCGGCTTCAAATACTCCTGTGTGCCCCACCATATCGGGGTTCGCAAAATTAAGGCAAATGAAATCGGCACTTTCGTCCTTAATCTCAGGAACGATCTTATTCCTTAGTTCGTAAGCACTCATCTCAGGTTTCAGGTCATAAGTGGCAACTTTAGGAGAATTCACCATGATCCTTTTTTCTCCCTTAAAGGGTTCTTCCCGTCCTCCGGAAAAGAAGAAGGTAACGTGAGGATATTTTTCTGTCTCGGCTATACGTATCTGGGTTTTTCCCATGTATTCAAGTACTTCCCCAAGGGTGGTCTTTATATTTTCCTTTCTGAAAACAACGTTGATATTTTTGAAAGTATCGTCATATTTGGTTAGGGTAACAAAATATAAGGGTAGGGTTTTCATGTGGTATTCGGGCATATCCTCCTGGGTTAGTACATAGGTGAGCTGCCGGCCCCTGTCTGTCCTGAAATTAAAAAAGATAACAACTTCATCATCTTTAAG
Protein-coding sequences here:
- a CDS encoding BT0820 family HAD-type phosphatase, with protein sequence MIKILTIAVDFDGTIVENKYPAIGKPVLFAFETLQKLQEEGHHLILWTYRSGRELEEAVNFCRNKGIEFYAVNKSYPEEIYDEGLSRKIQADIFIDDRNFGGLKGWGEIYHSLSTGTTNSKTPNLKRKNKSLIDFLKIKL
- a CDS encoding TlpA family protein disulfide reductase; amino-acid sequence: MSFLILLLALFTSCGNTTQNPESNETAATASPVVMENEDEELDDDQQNMIVGKLTKKDLQEGSYAGWFNRGYDNYKPSAEEIEIIKENIGDYEIVGFMGTWCPDSRREVPEFFKLLDEAGYDLSKLTMIGVDRSKTTPDNLEEGYNMSRVPTFIFLKDGEEVNRYVEYSQESLAEDVAAIVSGRDYKDSYSN
- the gpmI gene encoding 2,3-bisphosphoglycerate-independent phosphoglycerate mutase, yielding MEKKVILVILDGWGITQDEKVSAVAQANTPYFDSLVKEFPNGQLLTHGMNVGLPDGQMGNSEVGHMNLGAGRVVYQDLAKINLAVQNKSLSSEPVLEQAFNYAKKNKKPIHFMGLLSDGGVHSHIDHLKGLVEAANEFGIKEKYVHAFTDGRDVDPNSGKGFIAEIEEHLKQHDGKLASVIGRYYAMDRDRRWERVQKAYDLITRGIGTKTQNAQQTVQDFYDRDITDEFLEPIVLTNEQGTPVATLKDDEVVIFFNFRTDRGRQLTYVLTQEDMPEYHMKTLPLYFVTLTKYDDTFKNINVVFRKENIKTTLGEVLEYMGKTQIRIAETEKYPHVTFFFSGGREEPFKGEKRIMVNSPKVATYDLKPEMSAYELRNKIVPEIKDESADFICLNFANPDMVGHTGVFEAAVKACEVVDECLRDVVEAAKENNYSVLVIADHGNSEMMINPDGSANTAHTTSPVPFILVDKDIKNVKDGNLGDIAPTILQLMGITKPELMTQESLI